In Halorubellus sp. JP-L1, one DNA window encodes the following:
- a CDS encoding acyl-CoA dehydrogenase family protein has product MDYDDPERGREVAQRAREFVREEVIPVEREHLGETNVPDDVIADLREAAREYDVYGPQLPEAYGGLGMDFRAMLPVFEEAGRSLLGGTAMRCAAPDEGNMHTLEHFGTDEQKERWLAPLARGDIDSGFCMTEPMQGGGSDPKMLRTTAEKDEDAGEWVLSGHKWWTTGGSEAAVFLVMARTNPDAHPYEGTSLVIVPRDADGVEVVRDVPHTGGEPVGSSHAEVKFHDVRVPLENTLGPEDGGFAVAQARLGPARLTHCMRFAGMADRALDIATAYASEREAFGEPLSEKQALRHEIADHRTRLHAARTMIRHAADGIADGEEARIEVAMAKTFTANVAQDAVDTAVQVCGGNGIGKDLPLADFYENVRAFRIVDGADEVHRRSIARWAFDDPDASELAGITRYDDDC; this is encoded by the coding sequence ATGGACTACGACGACCCCGAGCGCGGACGCGAGGTCGCCCAGCGAGCGCGCGAGTTCGTGCGCGAGGAAGTGATCCCCGTCGAGCGCGAGCACCTCGGCGAGACGAACGTCCCGGACGACGTGATCGCGGACCTCCGCGAGGCGGCTCGCGAGTACGACGTCTACGGCCCGCAGCTCCCCGAGGCGTACGGCGGGCTCGGGATGGACTTCCGCGCGATGCTCCCGGTGTTCGAGGAGGCGGGACGGAGCCTACTCGGCGGTACCGCGATGCGGTGTGCGGCGCCCGACGAGGGGAACATGCACACGTTAGAGCACTTCGGGACCGACGAGCAGAAGGAGCGATGGCTCGCGCCGCTCGCGCGCGGCGATATCGACTCCGGGTTCTGCATGACCGAGCCGATGCAGGGCGGCGGCTCGGACCCGAAGATGCTGCGGACGACCGCGGAGAAGGACGAGGACGCCGGCGAGTGGGTGCTCTCGGGCCACAAGTGGTGGACGACGGGCGGGAGCGAGGCAGCGGTGTTCCTCGTGATGGCGCGCACGAACCCGGACGCGCACCCGTACGAGGGGACGAGTCTCGTCATCGTCCCGCGGGACGCCGACGGCGTGGAAGTCGTCCGGGACGTCCCGCACACTGGCGGCGAGCCCGTCGGGTCGAGTCACGCCGAGGTGAAGTTCCACGACGTCCGCGTCCCGCTCGAGAACACGCTCGGCCCAGAGGACGGCGGGTTCGCTGTCGCGCAGGCGCGTCTCGGGCCGGCGCGACTCACGCACTGCATGCGGTTCGCGGGGATGGCCGACCGCGCGCTCGACATCGCGACCGCGTACGCGAGCGAACGCGAGGCGTTCGGCGAACCCCTCAGCGAGAAGCAAGCGTTGCGCCACGAGATAGCGGACCACCGGACGCGCCTGCACGCCGCGCGAACGATGATCCGGCACGCCGCCGACGGGATCGCCGACGGCGAGGAAGCACGGATCGAGGTCGCGATGGCGAAGACGTTCACCGCGAACGTCGCCCAGGATGCCGTCGACACCGCCGTCCAAGTGTGTGGCGGGAACGGCATCGGGAAGGACCTGCCCTTGGCGGACTTCTACGAGAACGTCCGCGCGTTCCGGATCGTCGACGGCGCCGACGAAGTCCACCGGCGCTCGATCGCCCGCTGGGCGTTCGACGACCCCGACGCGAGCGAACTCGCGGGCATCACGCGGTACGACGACGACTGCTGA
- a CDS encoding N-acetyltransferase produces MSVNVDTRVVGPGNDDLVTDAWELKEQIRRAEGVLKQRRDFFTDAYRRSTVQAIVEDGFETRLLGFVAVRRDGYILFLAVDPERRGEDIGKKLVARVADDHRTVTCHARTTNENALQFYEHLGFEVKRRIDNYYEDGGDAYYLKLGDDGGLTTRLQDILRG; encoded by the coding sequence GTGAGCGTCAACGTCGATACACGCGTCGTCGGTCCCGGGAATGACGATCTCGTGACCGACGCGTGGGAACTCAAAGAGCAGATTCGACGGGCCGAAGGCGTGCTCAAGCAGCGCCGAGACTTCTTCACGGACGCCTACCGACGGTCGACGGTGCAGGCGATCGTCGAAGACGGCTTCGAGACCAGACTCCTCGGGTTCGTCGCCGTTCGCCGCGACGGCTACATCCTCTTCCTCGCCGTCGACCCCGAGCGTCGCGGGGAGGACATCGGGAAGAAACTCGTCGCGCGCGTCGCCGACGACCACCGCACGGTGACGTGTCACGCGCGAACGACGAACGAGAACGCCCTCCAGTTCTACGAGCACCTCGGGTTCGAGGTCAAGCGCCGCATCGACAACTACTACGAGGACGGCGGCGACGCGTACTACCTCAAGCTCGGCGACGACGGCGGCCTGACGACGCGCCTCCAGGACATCCTCCGCGGCTGA